DNA sequence from the Bufo bufo chromosome 3, aBufBuf1.1, whole genome shotgun sequence genome:
ATACAAATgtattaattacatgcaattacaaaagtattcagatctgggtctggtttgaaaaatgtagaatattttccgTGGCACAACCCGATTTAAGGTATTTGCATTATTATTAGCAAGGACAATGATAAGTTGACACCACAAAATAAGTTAGATACCTTCAGTAAGTACTTCTGATAATTGGGAATTATactaagagtccattcacatgtccttaCCACCACAAAAGTTCCGTTCCATGTCCCtgtaaaaaagatagagcatgtcctattcttgaccataatcacagacaagaataagaatttctatcatagggccggccatgtatgtgcggtccgcaatttgtggaatgcACATGAGCCAGTATgcatgttttgcggatacgcaatttgcagtccgcaaaacacttacagatgtctgaatggacccttactgagtTTGAAATATTAtaattaggcttgagcgaatcgagcttcggttcataaatccaaagtcaattcgttcAAACACTTCAGTTTTAATGCTGTCTGAGACCTGTCTCCATaaggcattaaaatgtattgcctccgtgtAGCCAAAGTTTGTTTCACCTGAAGTCGCATAAGACTCCTGTGAATTAATTCAGTATTCACATCtgcgtctttaaaaacattttaaaatagcaatccgaagtcgggtttggtaccggctgatagagatggccttgcggttcgcccggcggttgtttcgcggcaaactttgcgtgtacgcgattcgccgaacatgcgaacatatggagatatttgcacccgccatattcttttacattgtgaagaactttgacccatgacacatctatcaggtggtacaggacagccaattgagacatttcagcacatggacataccccctaccttataaataaacctgatctgtctgccattttacattaattgttttgccagtgtagggagaggttgttgtgtggagcagggacaggcggttagggacaccaaacggtataggtgtgctattgataggtgtgatacacagaggggtgctgtcacagtcgttacctctgactgtgaccttccgtccttgctcgttcggcgctcctcgctgaagtttagttcctgtgttatttgtggttctttatgggttaactcccctgtgtgcctatttggagttaatcctctgtctgctccatgggtgtggcctctctgctgcacccatgtaacctgtatataaggctgaggtttcctcagttctgtgtcagctctcctggtgtgtgttgtcttgtcctgctccttgtttgtacccactctcccatgctgctgacccatgggatctgtgtctgtctgtgctctgtgggtttcctacttgttcattcccgtcctctttcctgtctttctgttatctgttctgccagttatgttttagttaccttgtgtgtattcatttgtctctgttcagcaagcccttgctgcacctttctttgcagtagAGTggtatgcgcaaggccatgcagtttactactggtggagcaagtccttctctgctcattgccactcctgctcccttgcgtgaactcctgcttgtatttttagttaccttgtgtgtatttatatgtctcggttcagcaagcccttgcagtataccactggtggagcaagtccttctctgctcattgtcactcctgtttccttgctatgtattcctgtttgtgttattagttgccctgttttgtatttgcctgtttatgttatgtatgcctatgtgccgtcggtaccttctgctacctgttgtccattcgttcctgctgtcactgtctagttcacgctccagagtggaccctggcaacttcctgctgcaaagtctaaccctaccatctggggccctagtgaataccaggagttgcttagtcacgcccctctggagtattactagacagtcgcgcagtgggggttttctcccactgtgctgacggtacatagagctcatgttttgtctgtgctaccTTCCCtgatttttgtttgtgcaataaactcttatgtgtctgtacctgatttccgtttgtttattgcttgacgacgcggtggtctctcctgggacctcctactcgtgacaggtgcgatatacttataatatacttttataatgagtcaaaaacacatagatctatatagtgatcacctggaagtcaggggcctaggggctaggggtttacaagggccatttttatatagggtaaggttccaggcggggtcactcttatcagggcgggtggtctgtggttaggctatcagggccagaatagcacccccctgtagggcaatatcagggacagttctttgcccaccctgtccttcaatgccACATCATCATCTAACCCATGTTTTTTGCATTCCCTcccggattcatggatgtgcactggaaccccccggattgtggtaggacatatgttttctgatttggtgccgccgagcacctgatttagtgccgcggagcacttgttattgcctatcacatctatgctttttgcttaactttaataatttaatttattttcattttaagggatatcttttccattcacacgtccgcaaaatgggtccgcgtccgttccggaattttgcggaacggttgcagacccattcattttcaatggggctggtatgtgctgtccgcatccgcatttgcggatccgcacttccgtattcgtgcttccgtttccgcaaaaaaatagaacataaaggaccttaacatgtataaaggaccttaacatgtatagcttggaagaaagacgagacagaggggatatgatagaaacttttaaatacataaagggaatcaacaaggtaaaagaggagagaatatttaaaagaagaaaaactgctacaagaggacatagttttaaattagaggggcaaaggtttaaaagtaatatcaggaagtattactttactgagagagtagtggatgcatggaatagccttcctgcagaagtggtagctgcaaatacagtggaggagtttaagcatgcatgggataggcataaggccatccttcatataagatagggccaggggctatctatagtatttagtatattgggcagactggatgggccaaatggttcttatctgccgacacattctatgtttctatgtttctatgtcctattcttgtctgcaattgcagacaagattaggcattttctattatagtgccggcaatgtgcggtccacaaattgcggaatgcacattgccggtgtccgtgttttgcggatccgcaaaacacttacggaagtGTGAattgaccctcatagtaacattattaaaggttaagttttatctttatgtatattctaatggattgccttccttgtacaatgttataatatactttctatgttagaaagtatattatagtgcatttgtattgtgcggcagttgtgtgcgtttctgctgcgatactgcaggtatatagagggacaagcgttattggaacaaataatttctactggtgtgatataccagtcgccccacaaaaaactgattgaagcggggtgtcatataccaatatactttctttatagcgcatttgggtactgtatagtgcatttgtgcatgcgcgtacgcgaatattatattgccaatattttgcattgaaaaaaataatgaatggggattgcaaattcgaataatacatctggtatgtcactgtccatgttgtgggactattggtGCActtatagtaattatttcttggctgcaaatatgaactgaaggtttttcaggttcgcctgccattaaaatgaataggacccaccgcgaacttgcggttcgcgaacatttgatcgcgttcgcacgatcgcgttcgcgaaccgccccggcagatgttcatccatcactaccggctggtacctcggtaccaaatcCAACCTCAAACTACTATTTTTGTAAAGATGCCGATGTGATTACTGATTTTTTTCACCAGTATCGTGTGACTTTAGGTGAAACGAATTTTGCCTACACGGAggaaatacattttaatgctgtatatgAAGACAGCATTAAAACTCAAGTGTTTGaatgaattgactttggatctctGATCTgaagctcaattcgctcaacactaattataatcctcaacaccaagcagtaatcaaagaaacaacgaatattattaataaaaagCATCTGATTATTGAGACTACATATTCTAAAAATTGTCATCAAAAAGTGTATGTACAACCatagcctgataaaagaactgcttctcaAAACTTTCTGTGAGTGTGATttccccctccttatctgttctgtgagcttcggagctgaaaacaaacatagtgggaagtaagggaaagtaTGTTACAGCAGTAAGATTCCACTGAAAGATGTCCCATgattgtgagagaaatgcatctagctgtgcagctgaaacagggaataatatgcctAAAAACATATTAAAGAAGCCCAAAACTAACTTTACAGTTATAATTATACAAAGAAGCACATCCAttaatcaacttttttttttaaactaagttGCGATTTAAAGTTCTTTCCTAAAATAATATTTATTCAGTATAAATTCTAGCCACTGGATAATAGAAGATAAGTTGTAAAGTGTAATATAATTATTAATTCCTCCTTATAAACTCTAGTCATTGTTTAATTTGATATAAGCCCCCACTGGACAGCAGTAATTACGATGGTTCATAATTGTAGAAGAGAAATCCAtaaattcctaatttttatttcagTTACGTAGCTTAATACATCATTTGGGTTAAGGTTAGAGTTAAAagtggttttgtcacttcagaaagtggcatttatcatgtagaggaatttaatacaagccacttactaatgtattgtgattgtccatattcctgcgttgctggctggattcatttttccatcacattatacactgttcgtttccatggttacgaccaccctgcaatccatcagtggtggctgtgcttgtaaattccagcctctctggtgattgtgggagctcacataggctggtgcttttccctatagtgtgcaagggCACACTATAAGTGTGCCActttaagtggcttgtattaactttatctacataataaatgctatttgctaaagtgacAAAACTCGTTTAACATCAGTATGGCTGCATTCCTCTGACATGCAGCTGACACATTTCCTGGTATAGGAAAAAATGTATCATGGATATAACAAGCAATAGCTACAACACTGTATAAACTATCATATAAAGGGGCTTTCCCACGATAGTCAGTGGCAACCTATCACTAAGATAAGCCACTTACTGATTGGTGGTAGTATGACTGCTGCGTCCTCCACCAATCCTCAGAATCAAGAATTCAGGATCCATTATAGGAGCATTGCTTTTTCATTTGGCAATTTTAACCATAATATTTGAAGGGAAAACCccttattagggtccattcacacgtccgtagtgtattgcggatctgcaaattgccggcacccccatagaaatgcctattcttgtccggacaagaatagaacatgttctatttttttcaggagccgcggaacggaagatcggggccgcgcttcggaaatgcgaatgcggacagcacactgtgtgctgtccgcatctcttccagacccatagagaatgaataggtcaggattcgttCCGCaaagttgcggaacggatcctgacccgttctacggacgtgtgaatggaccctaaagggaatctgtcaccagttttattcttctaggttctaacagctccaATGCATGCCAATAAATCCTAATATTCATGAGCTTCTGGATGCTCCCGCCCCCTGatactgattgacagttttttccaaTTGAATTAGCAGCCAAAAGGGAGGAGAAGAAAaaatcaggagctcatgaatattcagtacTCATTAGCATGCGCAGGAGCTGTTCTATATAAGAGTCGGATAAAGAAAGCGATACAGCGTTTTActaaggggatctgtcactagtttatgttgcccttaggactgatgacaggttccctttaattattgcACAGAGTCAATGTCATCCTGTAATGCGTTTAAGTGATTTATATTATTACAATCATACTTAGGTCTAAAGGCAACGGATCTCAGTACAGAAAAAACAAGAATTGGGAGAGCTGGAGAAGATATCACTATTCTGTGCAACTATGCCAGAACCAGATTTGCATTCTACGATAAATTTTGGTGCCGCGGTAAATGGAAAAGTAATTGTGAAGTTCTATGTGAGAGGAAATCATCAGTAAATAAATGCCATGACAAGCGAATGAGTATTGCAGATAACAAAAATGGAAAACTTGTCATAACTATGAGAAACCTTGTACTAGAAGATGGAGGAACTTACTGGTGTGGAATTAAAAAAGCATATGGGAATCCTATGATATTGGTAAATCTTCAAATCATGGATGGTAAGTTCTTCTTTGAGTTGGATGTCATACACATAAAATAATTACAAAGTAGAtgaattaattaaaggggttgtccaatattAGAAAAAAAGGGTCTGCTCtgctttttataaaaaaacagAATCATGTTTGTTCATGAATAGTCTCTGCTATCGCAGTTCACACGCATTGAAATGAAGTACAAGCTACAATgtacacagcccatggacaagaatggtgctgtttttggaaaattGTTAGTTTTCTGCGATCATGAAATGATTTGATTCTTGCTGATCGTGATCTTTCGCCATGCTTAAGAATTCTCGTTCATCGAGCGATTATCTGAACATGCAATAAGTCGTAACATTCTTTCTTTGTGTGTAATATATGCATTGACGAGCGATTAGCGAGTTTATAATGATTGAATTATCTATTTACTACAGCAGCCATTGCTCTGTGTAATGTGAGCACTTTTGAACGCTAACAAGTCACTATTTGGTTGCCAATCGTCATCGGTATGAACTCAACTTGTCTAATACAGCCCTTAGCATAAAAGGACATTTGTCCACTAAATTAAAATTGACCTCTGAAAATGACTTTATCGTGTCTCCAGAATTTCCACCACTGCGTTGTGACTCAATTCTCCAGAATCCAAATGAAGAAATCTACCTAAACTTAAATTGGTTTTCTGACCGCTTACAATAGTGGCTAAAGACattaaaaaacacaataaaaaatgggTGTCACATTAGGATTTCAGTGGATAATCAGTGACCACAGAGGTCATGGAGCATGATGGTGCTGCAATGACAAGATTAGATTTACTGAGATTTACTAATTTTGGTGCACCTCGTGGGCAGTGAACCAGTATTTGATTTCTCCCCAGTTTGATTTCTACACACCCTATTGATGCCTAGTATAAGGTAGAAACAACACCAGTTCAGACAATGTCAATAACATTTTAATACATTGTAACTGGGGGGTGGGTACCCCAATCCCCCAACCATTTCTAAAGTTAACAGAAtctcaatggaaaaaaatatatttttgcaatatTTATGTCCATAAATTTCAAAAACTTTGAATGAAAAGATTAAATCAATTTAATTCATACATTTTACAGTTCCAAAAGTGTACAGAATGCAGCAAGATATGAAACACATGGTAAAGGAAGGAGAAGACTTAACTATGAAATGTTCATATGATAAGAGCTCCATAGCGTCCTATAGGAAGTTTTTTTGCCAACAAGTTTCCAGTACACAATGCAATATATTGTCAGACACCAAAGGATTTATATCAGAGAAATACAGTAAGAGGATAGAAACTGTTGATGACAATCTAGGGACGGTATCATTTACAATGAAGACTATTCTTTTTGAATATTCTGGAAAATACTCATGTGGGGTTGAGGTAGAAAAGTTGAACACATTGGCTTCTTTTGAGATTACAGTTAAACTTGGTGAGTAACTTATTTccattatttttatattatttaatattaaTGTTCAGTATATGAAATTTAAAGGGTATCGGTCAACAGATTTCTAATTCTGAAACTGGCTGacttgttgcatgtgcactttgcagctgaaggcatctgtgttggtccaatgttcatatgtgcccatattACTgcgaatttttttttagaagttttaatatatgcaaaggagTCTCTTGGAGCAACTGGGGAGTTGAATTTTCTCATAGAGCCTCTGCTCTCTCTGACATCTAAGTCTTGATATTCATAAGATGAGAGTCCATATGTTCATACAGGCAAACTTCACTAATCGGGActgaaaagataaaaaataaaaaacaaaataaacacaAAATTAAAATAGAGCATGATGACATTTCAGAAAGGAGTTAAAGGTTTTTTTAAAGAGTTTTTTATTGATGAccatcaggataggttatcagcatctgattggttggggtccaaCATCCGGGacttctgccgatcagctgttttaagaagacagggccgctctccctgtttaccaagcacagcgccatacattgtatagtggctgtgtttggtattgtgctcagccccattcatttgaatggggctgagctgctcctaggccacatgaacAATGAAGATgtcgtcactcggcctaggaaaagcagagagaaggtgtcacgagttggaggtcccaggagagaccaccgcgtcgtcaagcaataaacaaacggaaatcaggtacagacacataagagtttattgcacaaacaaaaaccagggaaggcagcacaaacaaaacatgagctctatgtaccgtcagcacagtgggagaaaacccccactgcgccactgtctagtaatactccagagggatgtgactaagcaactcctggtattcactagggccccagatggtagggttagactttgcagcaggaagttgccagggtccactctggagcgtgaactagacagtgacagcaggaacgaatggacaacaggtagcaGAAGGTACAGACGGCACATAGgtatacataacagacaggcaaatacaaacagggcaactaataacacaagcaggagtacatagcaaggaaacaggagtgacaatgagcagagaaggacttgctccaccagtagtaaactgcatggccttgcgcattgcactctgcttcaaagaaaggtgcagcaagggcttgctgaacagagacatataacataacaaacataactggcagaacagataacagaaacataggaaagaggacatcaaagaggatgggaatgaacaagtaggaaacccacagacagacagacagacacggatcccatgggtcagcagcatgggagagtgagtacaaacaggagcaggacaagacaacacacaccaggagagctgacccagaactgaggaaacctcagccttatatacacgttccatgggtgcagcagagagaccacacccatggagcagacagaggattaactcctaataggcacacaggggagttaacccataaagaaccacaaataacacaggaacgaaacttcagcgaggagcgccgaacgagcaaggacggaaggtcacagtcagaggtaacgactgtgacagaaATCaatggcactcacaggagcgccagtgccttctcaaagagctgatcggcaggggtcccgagtgtcagacctccactgatcagatactgataacttatcctgaggataggtcatcagtattaatatCTAATTGGTATTACCATTTTTAACCcctaggataccggaggtttttcatttttgagttttcattttcttcccttgagccataacttttttttatttttccatccacatagctgtatgagggcttattttttgcaggacaagttgtactttctaatgccacaatttaatatggcatacagtgtagtgggaagcgggtaaaaaaatccaaatggggtggaattggaaaacaaatgccattcctccaccgttttacaggttttgttcccatGGTGTTCAGTggccctgtgcccttcattctctgggtcagtaccattacaacgataccacatatgtaaagGTTTTTATTTCTAACTAGTGTAAAAATCTTTGTAAACTTtgagaaaatatattttattttacatcaccacattctgacccccataacttttttatagttatatatatctactgagctttgtggagctcattttttgtggtacaatctttagtttttattgatacaattttggagtgtgtgtgactttttgatcacattttattaaatcttTTGGGTTAATAGAAGcgataaaaaaaactgcaaattggccattttgaccctattttccgttacgccattcgccatattagaaaaatattttaatattttaatagtacgggcattttcgGTCACGGTGATACCCTTtatgtttaaattttttgttatttatgtatttatttattttattctgtggaaAGAAGGGTGATTtaaacatacattttttatatatttttaacagcttttttaattttttttaatgattttacagcttgtatttgagcctacaaaatccagtatttaaaaaaaaatatgaactattaaatatgattttttacatCCATTAATTGtttagaattgctcatttcttatgttggcctgcaacctgctggccaaaataagaatgacATCTTTAATGCCCTGGGTCTCTTCAGCTAAACCCAGCATATTAAAATTAACTACTGGCATTACTCATTAGCCTCAGAGGTTGCCGGTAAGAAGCCCAGAAGCATGATCTTCCAGGTTTTTTACCCTTTAAATGCTGTGATCTCCCTTGATCACTGCATCTGAAGGTTTTAAAgtagttgtccaagttattttttagtcctttgtatgtttctaactaatcaaatgtaacagctttacaatgcacttactgcatctgtagttgctcctttctcagatttcactgaggatcacatgacctgtgatgttagcttctctccctgctctgataatgtttcaTGCAcaaagcctgagagagcagatataaATCTGTACAAGAGACGTCAcagtgctggccatgccccccccccccccctgcactgccggctgcTGCTTATTTCTATCTCCCtggattattaaccccttcagcagcacagactcagggctgaaggatttactgagtagctgcaggcagttaggagacaaatgctgggcacgggagctgacagaggagttctgcagagcattgcacaacaggtagggggaagatcctgtgtgtatcagcggtGTCATTGTAtagctgggacctgtagtcctacacatacagcatgctgccgagtatcccagcagtcagacatgtgaCTCAGGGCAGACAtgctcactccctttgcagagcagagggaggggtagagattgttgttattgcaggtaaacaaaggtccAGAAGAGAACcaaggaaatgaggaaatagatttttttttttttacctacaacttgcttagctcagttatatattgctgcccatcagatttacagggcttttttttcataactcagacaacccctttaatgatcacaATCGGCATTATTGCCTTTCGCAGTAATCAGccatgggtctctgctgtttgaaacagtggAGACCCGCCAGCCATGACGCCAGCTGCATGTGTGAGAGGGCGCCATGTTTGCCCATTGCTCCATCGCAGAACATGTATGGAACTGGTAGCGAAGGGGTTAAAATAGTAATCCATTTGGTCTCCTTCTGCAGCCCAAAATCACCCTCTCTATCCCCTGAACTCTGATGCCTTTGGGGTTACACATCTGTATTTCTTTAAAATGTTTGGCCATTGGTTATAGCTTGCCAATCTCCTCTTCTACAATTGTCAATATACGGACCCCGATCTCCCTCTTTGTCATCCCTATGTATATCAAATTACATGGGCATGTCGCAAGATACGTAGATCTGCCGAGGTCCTAAATGTAATGTGATGTACAATCTTATATTCATGTACCTCAGATGTATCACGGAACTCAAAAAATATCCCCATATATCTTCAGGCCAAACAATTGCCACAGGCAAAAGAGCCCCATCTTGGGCTACGACTGCCAAACACATTAAGCTTCAAAAGTGGAAAATAGTGACTTTTAGTAAGAATGTCCCCGAAATTCTGTGATCTCCTCCAGGTAATTAGCGGACATTCCGACAAATATGCCCTTAAATCTTGATCGGACAGATGTATAGGCCAATACTTCTGTACTGTCTCATACATTTTCCCCCACTGGGAGTTAAATGATGTAATCAATCTTGATTTCAAATCCTAAGTCTCCTACAACTTACTCATTAGTAGGGAGTCACAGGAAGCATCCTTGGCTCTCAAATACCCCTTTCTTGTATTTCTTTGTAACCTTTTTTACAAAATCTATGTTGTAAATCACACGCTTGTGCTTCGAACTTTCGAACTGGATCAGATGCGACGTGATCTTAAAAAATGGTCCGATAGGAATACCTTTAATTATCTGTGGATAAAGAGAAGACCCAGCATATATTAGGGAATTAGTTGAAGTTGGTTTCCTGTACAAGACTCTACTGTCCCTCTCCTTTATGATTAGGACGTAAAGGAATTCCACCCGGGACTGTACTTCCAAGAAAGCTTGATGTTTAGCTCATTAAAGTTCagcaactgcaaaaaaaaatccaaatccaaCATGgagccccgtccaataaacaaaaTGTTCTGGATATACCTTGACTGAATTATAGCCACAGTTTTCTGTTCCCCTCCTCCCTCTGCCAGAGCTCCAGAAAGTGATTAGGTTATGAGGAGGCACAAGTCGCCCATAGCTTTTCCCCAGACCTGCAGGAAAAGGCGgtccatttttgtgttttcgtttttcactccctgccttcccatagtcctaacttttttttttctattcacatagccttatgagtgcTTATTTTttcgcgggacaagttgtagtttctaatggcgccatttatggttgcataccatgtagtggggTAGAATTGGGGAAAAATACAATTCtgacaaggttttttttttttttttacaccatacacCATGCGGTAAAATTGTCCCTCTCCTTTATGATTAGGACCTGCtatctttattctccaggtcagcgcGGTTACAACGattccacacttgtataatttttcttgtgttttagaactgaaaaaaaattaaaatcttaaaaatatattttttttacaaccatattctgacccctataacttttttgtagttatatgtacggggctgtgtgagggctaattttttgcgggactatCTGTTCTATTCAGTAAcatcaatttgaagtgtgtgcgactttatgatcaatttttataaaaaaattattggatagttgaagtgacaaaaaatggcaaattggcggtttttattttttttctcgttacgccatttgccgtatgccattaatattgttatatttttatagtatggcgatgcctatgatgtttattttttttattgtttaagtatttttattttaagttaagggggtgatttgaacttcaattattttttttttat
Encoded proteins:
- the LOC120993698 gene encoding CMRF35-like molecule 5, producing MMSFLWFLIMLFVWSGLKATDLSTEKTRIGRAGEDITILCNYARTRFAFYDKFWCRGKWKSNCEVLCERKSSVNKCHDKRMSIADNKNGKLVITMRNLVLEDGGTYWCGIKKAYGNPMILVNLQIMDVPKVYRMQQDMKHMVKEGEDLTMKCSYDKSSIASYRKFFCQQVSSTQCNILSDTKGFISEKYSKRIETVDDNLGTVSFTMKTILFEYSGKYSCGVEVEKLNTLASFEITVKLGE